One segment of Sinorhizobium sp. BG8 DNA contains the following:
- a CDS encoding ATP-binding protein, translated as MTTFENFKREIARTPATGWRRVARWMRHQMPTGLYARSLLIIIIPMVILQSVVAGVFMERHWQLVTQRLSTAVTRDIAAIIDMIDTFPPNSDADIARIARERLDLNISIDKGTELPPPRPKPFFNILDHILSEEISDQIHRPFWIDTVGDSNLVEIRILLNDEILRVYARRSQTYASNTHIFLVWMVGTSLVLLAISILFLRGQIRPILALAKAAESFGKGQKMPEDFAPRGADEVRRAGLAFMLMRERIERQIEQRTAMLTGVSHDLRTILTRFKLQLALAGNSPEHDALSKDVEDMQTMLEGYLAFARGEAEEDVGRLNLGELFDKLGMEAELLERDFSCEIHGDDTVLVRPNAFTRLVANIVSNALRYAGKVHVESRNRAKWLTITVDDNGPGVPEAFRDDVFKPFFRLDEARNLDASGTGLGLAIARDIARSHGGNVTLADSPMGGLRAVIRIPA; from the coding sequence ATGACCACGTTCGAAAATTTCAAGCGGGAAATTGCCCGCACGCCAGCGACCGGCTGGCGGCGCGTGGCGCGCTGGATGCGCCATCAGATGCCGACCGGCCTCTATGCGCGCTCGCTGCTCATCATCATCATCCCCATGGTGATTCTGCAGTCGGTGGTTGCCGGCGTGTTCATGGAGCGGCACTGGCAGCTCGTGACGCAGCGCCTGTCGACTGCCGTCACGCGCGATATCGCCGCGATCATCGACATGATCGACACCTTCCCGCCCAACAGCGATGCCGACATTGCCCGCATCGCGCGCGAGCGGCTCGATCTCAACATTTCCATCGACAAGGGCACGGAGCTGCCGCCGCCCCGCCCGAAGCCGTTCTTCAACATTCTCGACCACATCCTGAGCGAGGAAATCTCCGACCAGATCCATCGGCCATTCTGGATCGACACCGTTGGCGATAGCAACCTGGTCGAAATCCGCATCCTGCTGAACGACGAGATCCTCAGGGTCTACGCGCGCCGCAGCCAGACCTATGCCTCCAACACCCATATCTTCCTGGTCTGGATGGTGGGAACGTCCCTCGTGCTGTTGGCAATCTCGATCCTGTTCCTGCGCGGACAGATCCGGCCCATCCTTGCGCTGGCGAAGGCAGCCGAAAGCTTCGGCAAGGGGCAGAAAATGCCCGAGGACTTCGCGCCACGCGGCGCCGACGAGGTACGCCGCGCGGGGCTTGCCTTCATGCTGATGCGCGAACGGATCGAGCGGCAGATCGAGCAGCGTACCGCCATGCTCACCGGCGTCAGCCACGACCTCAGGACGATCCTCACCCGCTTCAAGCTCCAGCTTGCGCTTGCCGGCAACAGCCCCGAGCACGACGCGCTGAGCAAGGACGTCGAGGACATGCAGACGATGCTCGAAGGCTACCTCGCCTTTGCGCGCGGCGAGGCCGAGGAGGACGTCGGGCGCCTGAACCTCGGCGAGCTCTTCGACAAGCTAGGAATGGAGGCAGAACTGCTTGAGCGCGATTTCAGCTGCGAGATCCATGGCGACGATACCGTGCTGGTCCGGCCGAACGCCTTCACGCGCCTCGTTGCGAACATCGTCTCGAATGCCCTGCGCTACGCCGGAAAGGTCCATGTGGAGTCGCGCAATCGCGCAAAGTGGCTGACCATTACGGTCGATGACAATGGGCCCGGTGTTCCCGAGGCTTTCCGCGACGACGTCTTCAAGCCGTTCTTCAGGCTCGACGAAGCGCGCAATCTCGATGCTTCGGGAACGGGCCTTGGGCTGGCGATCGCACGCGACATCGCACGCAGCCACGGCGGTAACGTCACGCTCGCCGACAGTCCCATGGGAGGTCTTCGCGCCGTGATCCGTATTCCCGCCTGA
- a CDS encoding tRNA-binding protein has product MTETIAYADFEKVDIRVGTIVEAATFPEARKPAYKLLIDFGPEIGLKKSSAQITVHYSAEELVGRQVLGVVNFPPRQIGPVRSEVLTLGFEDEAGAIVLAAADKPVPNGKKLC; this is encoded by the coding sequence ATGACCGAAACGATTGCCTATGCCGATTTCGAAAAGGTCGACATTCGTGTCGGCACGATCGTCGAAGCGGCAACGTTTCCCGAGGCGCGCAAGCCCGCCTACAAGCTCCTGATCGATTTCGGACCGGAGATCGGGCTCAAGAAGTCGTCGGCGCAGATCACCGTGCATTACAGCGCCGAGGAACTCGTCGGCCGCCAGGTGCTCGGTGTCGTCAATTTCCCGCCGCGCCAGATCGGCCCCGTACGCTCCGAAGTTCTCACGCTGGGTTTCGAGGACGAGGCCGGGGCAATCGTGCTGGCGGCAGCCGACAAGCCGGTTCCGAACGGCAAGAAGCTCTGCTGA
- the proC gene encoding pyrroline-5-carboxylate reductase — MSVAASGPIVLVGAGNMGGAMLSGWLKSGVPGSSIVVIDPAPNPTMAKVIADSGIRHEAGAPEGLKAGVLLIAVKPQVIDQVLPPLKSLVGPETVVVSVAAGKTLANLRAHLGDAAMVRAMPNTPAMVGRGVTGAYASAGVSDGQREFVHSLLKVSGPVEWVDSEADIDAVTAVSGSGPAYVFYLVECMAEAGRKAGLKADLAMRLARETVAGAGELLYQSPDDASRLRQNVTSPGGTTAAALAVLMAEDGMQPLFDAAIEAARKRAQELAG; from the coding sequence ATGTCGGTGGCAGCGTCCGGTCCGATCGTTCTCGTCGGTGCAGGCAACATGGGTGGTGCCATGTTGTCCGGCTGGCTGAAGAGCGGCGTCCCCGGCAGTTCCATCGTCGTCATCGATCCTGCCCCCAATCCCACCATGGCGAAGGTAATTGCCGATAGCGGCATCCGCCATGAAGCCGGTGCGCCCGAAGGGCTGAAGGCCGGCGTCCTGCTCATCGCCGTCAAGCCGCAGGTCATCGACCAGGTGCTGCCGCCGCTGAAGTCGCTCGTCGGGCCGGAGACGGTTGTCGTGTCGGTCGCTGCGGGCAAGACGCTTGCCAACCTGCGCGCCCATCTGGGCGATGCGGCCATGGTGCGGGCCATGCCAAACACGCCTGCCATGGTCGGCCGCGGCGTGACGGGTGCCTATGCCAGCGCCGGCGTCTCGGATGGCCAGCGCGAGTTCGTACATTCGCTCCTGAAAGTGAGCGGTCCGGTCGAATGGGTGGATTCGGAAGCCGACATCGATGCGGTGACCGCGGTTTCGGGCAGCGGGCCTGCCTATGTCTTCTATCTCGTGGAGTGCATGGCGGAGGCCGGTCGCAAGGCCGGTCTTAAGGCGGACCTTGCCATGCGCCTCGCACGGGAGACTGTCGCGGGGGCTGGTGAACTTCTCTACCAGTCCCCCGATGACGCTTCTCGCCTCAGGCAGAACGTGACGTCACCTGGTGGCACGACTGCGGCCGCCCTCGCTGTGCTGATGGCGGAGGACGGCATGCAGCCGCTTTTCGATGCGGCTATCGAGGCAGCGCGCAAGCGCGCGCAAGAGCTTGCCGGCTGA
- a CDS encoding YbjN domain-containing protein has product MSLMELEVERQSNPVDTIEFVAANNDWSFERSGEDELAMTVEGKWTDYHVSFSWMEEFEALHLACAFDIKVPESRVNEVIRLLSHVNGQVLMGHFDLWRHEDVVIFRQSLLLAGGAEPTNQQVEVLLSSALETCEAYFQAFQFVVWSGMDAQGAVDAVLFETVGEA; this is encoded by the coding sequence ATGAGCCTCATGGAATTGGAAGTCGAGCGCCAGTCAAATCCGGTCGATACGATCGAATTCGTCGCTGCCAACAACGACTGGTCTTTCGAGCGATCGGGTGAGGATGAGCTCGCGATGACCGTCGAAGGAAAGTGGACCGACTACCATGTGTCCTTTTCCTGGATGGAGGAGTTCGAGGCGCTGCATCTGGCCTGTGCCTTCGACATCAAGGTTCCCGAGAGCCGCGTCAACGAGGTCATCCGCCTTCTGTCCCATGTGAATGGTCAGGTGCTGATGGGACATTTTGATCTCTGGCGCCATGAGGATGTCGTGATCTTCAGGCAGTCTCTTCTTCTCGCAGGCGGGGCGGAGCCTACGAATCAGCAGGTGGAAGTCCTGCTCTCCAGTGCTCTTGAAACCTGCGAAGCGTATTTTCAGGCGTTCCAGTTCGTCGTCTGGTCCGGCATGGACGCGCAGGGCGCTGTCGATGCAGTTCTGTTCGAGACCGTGGGAGAGGCATGA
- a CDS encoding accessory factor UbiK family protein, translated as MSTGANRILDDFAKLMTDAAGAAQGVRREMETVFRAQAERLINNLDVVKREEFEAVREMAIKARDENDALLKRIEALEASLAAGGK; from the coding sequence ATGAGCACTGGGGCAAACCGCATTCTGGATGACTTCGCTAAGCTGATGACGGATGCCGCCGGTGCGGCGCAGGGCGTCCGGCGCGAAATGGAGACTGTTTTCCGGGCGCAGGCAGAGCGCCTGATAAACAATCTCGACGTCGTCAAGCGCGAGGAATTCGAGGCTGTCAGGGAGATGGCGATCAAGGCCCGCGACGAGAACGACGCGCTCCTGAAGCGTATCGAAGCGCTCGAGGCTTCCCTAGCGGCAGGCGGAAAGTGA
- the lgt gene encoding prolipoprotein diacylglyceryl transferase gives MNSALNLLATMPFPDIDPIAFSIGPLAVHWYGLAYVAGILIGWFYASRLIARPNLWAGGAAPMTRAHLDDFLVWAAVGVILGGRLGYIFFYDFANVAADPVRAVQIWNGGMSFHGGLTGTIVAMILFARRNRIAVWSLFDIVATVVSVGLFFGRIANFINGELWGRLSDAPWAVVFPSGGPFARHPSQLYEAGLEGIVLLVVLAIAVYGLGALKRPGLVSGLFVSGYALSRIFVEFFREPDAQLGYLYGGWLTMGMVLSLPMLAAGIWVCASAIAKHPVRE, from the coding sequence TTGAACAGCGCCCTCAATCTCCTCGCCACCATGCCGTTTCCGGATATCGATCCGATCGCCTTCTCGATCGGCCCGCTCGCGGTTCATTGGTACGGCCTCGCCTATGTCGCGGGCATTCTCATCGGATGGTTCTATGCAAGCCGCCTGATTGCGCGTCCCAACCTGTGGGCCGGCGGCGCTGCTCCGATGACCCGCGCCCACCTGGACGACTTCCTGGTCTGGGCGGCGGTCGGCGTCATCCTGGGCGGCCGGCTCGGCTACATCTTCTTCTACGATTTCGCAAACGTCGCCGCAGACCCGGTCCGCGCGGTTCAGATATGGAACGGTGGAATGTCCTTCCACGGCGGCCTGACCGGAACGATCGTCGCGATGATCCTCTTTGCACGAAGGAACCGGATCGCGGTCTGGAGCCTGTTCGACATCGTGGCCACGGTCGTGTCTGTAGGCCTCTTCTTCGGACGAATTGCCAATTTCATCAACGGCGAGCTTTGGGGCCGGCTGTCCGACGCCCCCTGGGCCGTGGTCTTCCCAAGCGGTGGCCCCTTCGCGCGCCACCCGAGCCAGCTCTACGAGGCAGGGCTCGAAGGTATCGTTCTGCTCGTCGTGCTCGCGATCGCCGTCTATGGACTGGGGGCCCTCAAGCGACCGGGGCTCGTCTCTGGCCTCTTCGTCAGCGGCTATGCGCTGTCGCGGATCTTTGTCGAATTCTTCCGTGAACCCGATGCGCAACTCGGCTATCTCTATGGCGGATGGCTGACGATGGGCATGGTATTGTCGCTGCCGATGCTCGCTGCCGGCATCTGGGTATGCGCTTCCGCAATCGCCAAGCATCCTGTCAGAGAGTGA
- a CDS encoding class I SAM-dependent methyltransferase: MTTPLSDKIKFLIRASGPISVTDYFALCLADPQHGYYRTREPFGREGDFITAPEISQLFGEMLGIFLVHAWQKHGGPTGVRIAEIGPGRGTMMADMLRVVSRLAPDLYEGATVHLVETSERLREVQRETLGTHVGRVSWHGGFEEIPPGFLLLAANELFDAIPLRQFIKTGSGFHERMVGLGPDDELTFATGVASLDPTLLPEGHRSAPVGTVFEIAPAREAVMDAISERLRDQGGTAVIIDYGHEVTGFGDTLQAVLKHAFDPPLAHPGLADLTSHVDFADLARTASRGGLHVHGIMHQGDFLMGLGLGERASALGRGRDQAMQQSIIADVERLAGSGAGNMGDLFKVLAVSSAPIALSPFRHPD, from the coding sequence ATGACGACACCACTCTCCGACAAGATAAAGTTCCTCATCCGCGCGAGCGGCCCGATCAGCGTCACAGATTACTTCGCCCTGTGCCTCGCTGACCCGCAGCATGGCTACTACCGGACCCGCGAACCTTTCGGGCGGGAGGGCGATTTCATCACGGCCCCCGAGATCAGCCAGCTGTTCGGGGAAATGCTTGGCATATTCCTGGTCCATGCCTGGCAGAAGCACGGCGGCCCTACAGGCGTCCGCATTGCCGAGATCGGCCCCGGCCGGGGTACGATGATGGCCGACATGCTGAGGGTCGTCTCGCGTCTCGCACCCGATCTCTACGAAGGCGCCACAGTGCATCTCGTCGAGACCAGCGAGCGGCTGAGGGAAGTGCAAAGGGAGACGCTCGGCACCCATGTCGGCCGCGTCAGCTGGCACGGCGGCTTCGAGGAAATTCCGCCTGGCTTCTTGCTTCTGGCTGCCAACGAGCTTTTCGATGCCATCCCCCTCCGCCAGTTCATCAAGACAGGGTCGGGCTTCCATGAACGAATGGTCGGTCTCGGGCCGGACGACGAGCTGACTTTTGCAACGGGTGTTGCCAGCCTTGACCCGACCCTTCTTCCCGAAGGACATCGATCGGCCCCCGTCGGCACCGTTTTCGAGATTGCGCCCGCCCGGGAAGCGGTCATGGACGCGATCAGCGAGCGGTTACGGGACCAGGGCGGGACGGCGGTGATCATCGACTACGGTCACGAGGTGACGGGCTTCGGCGATACGCTGCAGGCCGTGCTGAAGCACGCCTTCGACCCGCCGCTCGCCCACCCCGGACTGGCGGACCTGACGAGTCATGTGGACTTTGCCGATCTGGCAAGGACAGCGTCCCGCGGCGGCCTCCATGTACACGGCATCATGCATCAGGGCGATTTCCTGATGGGTCTCGGGCTCGGCGAACGCGCCTCGGCGCTCGGCCGTGGCAGGGACCAGGCGATGCAGCAATCGATCATCGCCGACGTCGAGCGACTGGCCGGATCGGGCGCCGGAAACATGGGGGACCTGTTCAAGGTTCTCGCCGTCAGCAGCGCACCGATCGCGCTGTCGCCGTTCCGGCATCCGGATTGA
- the pgeF gene encoding peptidoglycan editing factor PgeF: protein MMDEAVPSPVQSPLIAEKANAAVRHGFFTREGGVSTGIYAGLNVGLGSSDVRESVEENRARVSRWFGVPAGNLATVHQVHSPTVHIIEGPYDGRRPEADALVTSTPGIVLGVLSADCGPVLFVDAEAGVVGAAHAGWKGALTGVLENTIRAMETLGARRERIAAALGPSISRRHYEVGPEFVERFIGTQPGYEKFFGRSTREGHAMFDLPALTIERLTDAGVTAENLDLCTYPDEDRFFSYRRTTHRQEPDYGRQISAIMIQK, encoded by the coding sequence ATGATGGATGAAGCCGTGCCGTCTCCCGTCCAAAGCCCGCTGATTGCCGAAAAGGCGAACGCGGCCGTCCGCCACGGGTTCTTCACCCGCGAAGGCGGCGTGTCGACGGGCATTTATGCAGGGCTGAACGTCGGCCTCGGCTCCAGCGACGTGCGCGAAAGCGTGGAGGAAAATCGCGCCCGTGTCAGCCGCTGGTTCGGCGTTCCCGCCGGAAATCTCGCGACCGTCCATCAGGTCCACTCCCCCACGGTCCACATCATCGAAGGGCCGTACGACGGTCGTCGCCCTGAAGCCGATGCCCTGGTGACCTCGACGCCCGGAATTGTCCTCGGCGTGCTCAGCGCCGATTGCGGACCTGTGCTTTTCGTGGACGCCGAGGCCGGGGTCGTCGGTGCGGCCCATGCCGGCTGGAAGGGAGCCCTGACCGGCGTTCTGGAAAACACCATCCGCGCAATGGAAACGCTCGGCGCCCGGCGCGAACGGATCGCCGCCGCGCTCGGTCCCTCGATCAGCCGGCGGCACTACGAGGTCGGTCCCGAGTTCGTGGAGCGCTTCATCGGAACCCAACCGGGCTACGAGAAGTTCTTCGGTCGCTCAACGCGCGAGGGACATGCGATGTTCGACCTGCCGGCCCTTACGATCGAACGCCTGACCGACGCCGGCGTCACAGCAGAAAATCTCGATCTCTGCACCTATCCGGACGAGGACCGTTTCTTCTCGTATCGGCGTACGACCCATCGGCAGGAACCGGACTACGGTCGTCAGATTTCAGCGATAATGATACAAAAGTAA
- a CDS encoding Xaa-Pro peptidase family protein gives MALHFETEEYANRLQRLTARMREEKLDAVLLFAQESMYWLTGYDTFGYCFFQTLVVKSDGDMVLLTRSADLRQARHTSTIANIEVWVDRVNADPTVDLKNLLSELDLLGARIGIEYDTHGMTGRVARLLDNQMQSFCQVSDASMLVSRLRLIKSPAEIVYVEKAASLADDALDAARPLIRPGADEAEILAAMQGAILAGGGDYPANEFIIGSGADALLCRYKSGRRKLDAEDQLTLEWAGVSAHYHAAMMRTVVIGEPTDRHRELYSACRDTIQAIEMVLRPGNTFGTVFDVHAKMMDERGLARHRLNACGYSLGARFSPSWMEHQMFHIGNPQEIEPDMSLFVHMIIMDSDTGTAMTLGQTYLTTTDTPKALSRYGLDFISS, from the coding sequence ATGGCGCTTCATTTCGAGACGGAAGAATACGCCAACAGGCTACAGCGCCTGACCGCCCGCATGCGCGAGGAAAAACTCGACGCGGTGCTGCTCTTCGCGCAGGAAAGCATGTACTGGCTGACGGGCTACGACACCTTCGGCTACTGCTTCTTCCAGACGCTTGTGGTCAAGTCGGACGGCGACATGGTGCTTCTGACGCGCTCCGCCGACCTGCGCCAGGCCCGCCACACCTCAACGATTGCCAACATCGAGGTCTGGGTGGATCGGGTGAATGCCGACCCGACGGTGGACCTCAAGAACCTGCTCAGCGAACTCGATCTGCTCGGCGCCCGCATCGGCATCGAATACGATACGCACGGCATGACCGGACGCGTCGCCCGCCTCCTCGACAATCAGATGCAGAGCTTCTGCCAGGTCAGTGATGCCTCGATGTTGGTCAGCCGTCTGAGGCTGATCAAGAGCCCGGCAGAGATCGTCTACGTGGAAAAGGCCGCGAGCCTTGCCGACGACGCGCTGGATGCCGCGCGGCCGCTGATCAGGCCGGGTGCGGACGAGGCAGAAATCCTCGCCGCCATGCAGGGTGCCATCCTCGCCGGCGGCGGCGACTATCCGGCAAACGAGTTCATCATCGGTTCGGGCGCGGATGCCCTTCTGTGCCGCTACAAGTCGGGGCGCCGGAAGCTGGACGCCGAGGACCAGCTCACGCTCGAATGGGCCGGCGTCAGCGCCCACTACCATGCCGCCATGATGCGCACGGTGGTGATCGGCGAACCGACGGACCGCCACCGCGAGCTTTACAGCGCCTGCCGCGATACCATCCAGGCGATCGAGATGGTCCTGCGTCCCGGCAACACATTCGGGACCGTTTTCGATGTTCACGCGAAGATGATGGACGAACGCGGCCTTGCCCGCCACCGGTTGAACGCCTGCGGCTATTCTCTCGGCGCCCGCTTCTCCCCCTCGTGGATGGAGCACCAGATGTTCCATATCGGCAATCCACAGGAAATCGAGCCGGACATGTCTCTGTTCGTCCACATGATCATCATGGATTCGGACACGGGAACGGCGATGACCCTCGGCCAGACCTACCTGACGACGACGGATACGCCGAAGGCGCTTTCGCGCTACGGTCTTGACTTCATCAGTTCCTGA